Proteins encoded within one genomic window of Oncorhynchus tshawytscha isolate Ot180627B linkage group LG02, Otsh_v2.0, whole genome shotgun sequence:
- the LOC112223138 gene encoding progonadoliberin-2, giving the protein MVSVARLVFMLGLLLCLGAQLSSSQHWSHGWYPGGKRELDSFTTSEISEEIKLCEAGECSYLRPQRRNILKNVILDALAREFQKRK; this is encoded by the exons ATGGTGAGTGTGGCTAGACTGGTGTTTATGCTGGGGCTGCTGCTGTGTTTGGGAGCCCAGCTGTCTTCCTCCCAGCACTGGTCCCATGGCTGGTACCCTGGAGGCAAGAGGGAGCTGGACTCATTTACCACCTCTGAG attTCAGAGGAGATTAAACTCTGTGAGGCAGGAGAATGCAGCTACCTGAGACCCCAGCGAAGGAACATCCTTAAAAACGTTATT TTGGATGCCCTGGCCAGAGAATTTCAGAAGCGAAAATAA